Proteins encoded in a region of the Armatimonadota bacterium genome:
- a CDS encoding KaiC domain-containing protein, whose amino-acid sequence MMELQKTGIAGLDQLIGGIPRGSRNLIYGPPGTGKTVFAMQFLWTGLQEGETVSYDVFDRPWSHIRRYFASFGWDITPYEQSGKFIPIQAFPHPKEYPKDPLVRYFSLADFNTMQEIDLELSRSGVSRFVAGDNYEHIFASLSEEQWMLVEHWTINWCYYDNITNIDIMSEVCERDPITNRLMDFTLSLAHNIFRFRVREVGGKLRRELRIEKMEGVAHPLDWLPFDITPKGIVLAI is encoded by the coding sequence ATGATGGAGCTCCAGAAAACTGGTATAGCGGGGTTAGACCAGCTCATTGGGGGCATCCCCCGCGGCAGCCGCAACCTGATATACGGTCCGCCAGGTACTGGTAAAACTGTTTTCGCCATGCAGTTTCTGTGGACGGGGTTACAGGAGGGCGAAACCGTTTCCTATGATGTGTTTGACCGCCCGTGGAGCCATATCCGTCGCTACTTTGCCTCCTTCGGCTGGGACATTACCCCATACGAGCAAAGTGGAAAGTTCATTCCTATTCAGGCGTTTCCGCATCCCAAAGAGTATCCGAAAGACCCGCTGGTGCGCTACTTCTCTTTAGCGGATTTCAACACGATGCAGGAGATTGACTTGGAGCTATCTCGGTCGGGCGTGTCGCGATTTGTGGCGGGCGATAACTACGAGCATATCTTCGCCAGCCTCAGCGAGGAGCAATGGATGCTGGTGGAACACTGGACGATTAACTGGTGCTACTATGACAACATCACCAACATCGACATCATGAGCGAAGTCTGCGAGCGCGACCCGATAACCAATCGCCTGATGGACTTCACTCTCTCGCTGGCGCACAATATCTTCCGGTTTCGTGTGCGCGAAGTGGGAGGGAAGTTGCGCAGGGAACTGAGAATCGAGAAGATGGAAGGCGTAGCGCACCCACTGGACTGGTTACCATTCGACATCACGCCCAAAGGCATTGTTCTGGCGATATAG